Proteins from a single region of Cydia pomonella isolate Wapato2018A chromosome 13, ilCydPomo1, whole genome shotgun sequence:
- the LOC133524208 gene encoding uncharacterized protein LOC133524208 isoform X2 produces the protein MWKSLFFVLASSWLVSCVPPPHPAVIQARREEEFLPQHLRSRALHNPHLREILPLTSLLHRGEQLVHERESDKVPRSQIYNLLTHSGLVPRRFHQQPQFQFHQFRPTPQFHDPQFHSPPVFHDPPFFPNPDVLQRL, from the exons ATGTGGAAATCATTATTTTTCGTACTGGCAAGCTCATGGCTAGTGAGCTGCGTGCCTCCCCCACACCCCGCCGTGATCCAAGCCAGGCGGGAAGAGGAGTTCCTACCACAGCACCTTCGAAGCAGAGCCCTCCACAACCCTCACCTTAGAGAAATCCTACCCCTGACTAGTTTGCTCCACAGGGGAGAACAGTTG GTGCATGAAAGGGAATCAGACAAAGTGCCTCGCAGCCAGATATATAACCTTCTGACTCACTCCGGGCTAGTTCCGCGTCGGTTCCACCAGCAACCTCAGTTCCAGTTCCATCAATTCCGGCCAACGCCGCAGTTCCACGACCCACAGTTCCACAGTCCTCCGGTGTTCCACGACCCGCCCTTCTTCCCTAACCCAGATGTACTACAACGCTTGTAG
- the LOC133524208 gene encoding uncharacterized protein LOC133524208 isoform X1, with protein MPIRVLGTMWKSLFFVLASSWLVSCVPPPHPAVIQARREEEFLPQHLRSRALHNPHLREILPLTSLLHRGEQLVHERESDKVPRSQIYNLLTHSGLVPRRFHQQPQFQFHQFRPTPQFHDPQFHSPPVFHDPPFFPNPDVLQRL; from the exons ATGCCTATACGGGTATTAG GCACAATGTGGAAATCATTATTTTTCGTACTGGCAAGCTCATGGCTAGTGAGCTGCGTGCCTCCCCCACACCCCGCCGTGATCCAAGCCAGGCGGGAAGAGGAGTTCCTACCACAGCACCTTCGAAGCAGAGCCCTCCACAACCCTCACCTTAGAGAAATCCTACCCCTGACTAGTTTGCTCCACAGGGGAGAACAGTTG GTGCATGAAAGGGAATCAGACAAAGTGCCTCGCAGCCAGATATATAACCTTCTGACTCACTCCGGGCTAGTTCCGCGTCGGTTCCACCAGCAACCTCAGTTCCAGTTCCATCAATTCCGGCCAACGCCGCAGTTCCACGACCCACAGTTCCACAGTCCTCCGGTGTTCCACGACCCGCCCTTCTTCCCTAACCCAGATGTACTACAACGCTTGTAG